From the Acaryochloris thomasi RCC1774 genome, one window contains:
- a CDS encoding M16 family metallopeptidase yields the protein MVSSRFSAIATTLALVLIGITSLAQPVWARETLPSAQQPEQSIQPYLERFSKGITEFTLENGLKFIVLERHQSPTIAFHTYADVGGVDEPDGQTGVAHYLEHLAFKGTERIGTTDYTAEKPLLEKLDQLFDQIQVAKAKGETETAAQLQAEFNQVSEQAAGYVKQNEMGQLVNQFGGVGLNATTSSDATRYFYSLPSNKLELWMSMESERFLQPVFREFYKEKEVILEERRLRTDNSPIGQMIEAFLDTAFTTHPYRRPVIGYAKDLRTLTRQNVQDFYDTHYGPSNLTIAIVGDVKPKQVKRLAKAYFGQYTAKAKPPRVTTVEPKQTEPRSVTRYLDTQPWYLEGFHRPDITDPDNAVYDMIGSLLSRGRTSRLYKSLVETQQVALSAQGGGSFPNDKYPNLMLFYALTAPGHTVDDVGTALEQEINRLKTEQVTAAELERVKTQARAGLLRSLRSNGGMASLLTSYEVKTGSWQNLFAELDKIAAVTTEDVQRVAQATFTPENRTVGRLLSTAQKPQAKSDETQKEGDKGETVQGEIPSPNQPTK from the coding sequence ATGGTCTCCAGCCGGTTTTCAGCCATCGCAACCACATTGGCACTCGTGCTCATCGGTATTACGTCGCTTGCACAACCCGTCTGGGCCAGAGAGACATTGCCTAGCGCCCAACAGCCAGAACAGTCGATTCAGCCTTACCTTGAACGTTTTTCTAAGGGCATCACTGAATTCACTCTGGAAAACGGCTTGAAGTTTATCGTTCTAGAACGCCACCAGTCTCCGACTATTGCGTTTCATACCTATGCCGATGTCGGTGGGGTCGACGAACCCGATGGCCAAACAGGAGTCGCTCATTACCTTGAGCACCTAGCATTTAAAGGCACCGAACGGATTGGGACAACTGACTATACTGCAGAGAAGCCTCTCCTTGAGAAACTCGATCAGCTCTTTGATCAAATTCAGGTTGCTAAAGCAAAGGGCGAGACTGAAACCGCAGCACAGTTACAAGCTGAATTTAATCAGGTTTCTGAACAGGCTGCTGGCTATGTTAAGCAGAATGAGATGGGTCAGTTGGTCAATCAATTTGGCGGCGTTGGCCTAAATGCCACCACCTCTTCAGACGCGACCCGCTACTTCTATAGCCTGCCTTCGAACAAGCTAGAGCTATGGATGTCGATGGAGTCTGAGCGTTTTTTGCAGCCGGTGTTTCGAGAGTTTTATAAAGAGAAAGAAGTGATTCTCGAAGAGCGGCGGTTGCGAACGGACAACTCACCCATCGGTCAAATGATCGAGGCATTTCTAGATACGGCATTTACCACTCATCCCTATCGTCGCCCCGTCATTGGCTACGCGAAGGATCTGCGCACTCTCACACGGCAAAACGTCCAGGACTTCTACGACACCCACTACGGTCCTAGCAACTTGACCATTGCCATTGTCGGTGACGTAAAGCCTAAGCAGGTGAAGCGTTTGGCAAAAGCTTATTTTGGTCAATATACGGCCAAAGCTAAGCCACCGAGGGTAACCACAGTAGAGCCAAAACAAACGGAACCTCGCTCCGTCACTCGATACTTAGATACTCAGCCTTGGTACCTAGAAGGCTTTCATCGCCCTGACATTACGGACCCTGACAATGCGGTCTACGACATGATCGGCAGCCTGCTCAGTCGTGGCCGAACCTCTCGTCTCTACAAGTCTTTGGTTGAGACCCAGCAGGTGGCCCTGAGTGCCCAGGGTGGCGGTAGTTTCCCTAATGATAAGTATCCAAACCTAATGTTGTTTTATGCTCTGACGGCCCCTGGACATACAGTGGATGACGTCGGCACAGCTCTAGAGCAAGAAATCAATCGATTGAAGACAGAGCAGGTGACAGCAGCAGAACTAGAGCGGGTGAAAACGCAAGCGAGAGCTGGCCTGTTGCGATCGCTACGGTCAAATGGCGGCATGGCAAGTCTTTTAACCTCTTACGAAGTGAAGACGGGTAGCTGGCAGAACCTGTTTGCAGAGCTAGATAAGATTGCCGCTGTCACAACCGAAGATGTTCAACGCGTGGCCCAGGCAACCTTTACGCCCGAGAATCGTACTGTAGGCCGCTTGCTTTCTACTGCCCAGAAGCCTCAAGCAAAAAGTGATGAGACGCAGAAAGAAGGCGATAAAGGCGAGACCGTTCAAGGCGAGATTCCAAGCCCGAATCAACCGACTAAGTAA
- a CDS encoding DUF3747 domain-containing protein, protein MNDLKSVGWLLTLTATSWMIAPTALAATFGQQEVSQGEFVVVAVPRQDDYYSLLLIEQLSSSKDCWQESGSSPTQIEPLLLNFDFSGICGRSTDSNGYSMRQSGQDLGLKYRLSVQKQQDDVVLLGIPSVGQPGETVEMGRTRGVEPGFLKIHLHSGWRLTKRTYDGKMLGHIYLTTDQPFDSAPVANVAKARSSSSKRSSRLPRPSGSGRLIQASSSRSRPLSIGPSRSDSVYRIMVKTRDSQEQALVRRLVPDAFRSSYEGRSVMQVGLLDEKKTAVRLKRRLEDRDLDVFYVKEERRQAPIARTIPQTAVSSAGLLPVPGSSAPLGNASGNRRVATVLPPPPPASSILWGPRYRVVVTPRRDKDRRKILKLVPDAFRSSYRGQSVLQVGSFKTQGEADDRIQLLERKGFDPILEKTQ, encoded by the coding sequence ATGAATGACTTGAAGTCTGTTGGATGGCTGTTGACGCTGACAGCCACATCTTGGATGATCGCCCCTACCGCCTTAGCGGCAACATTTGGGCAGCAAGAAGTCAGCCAAGGCGAGTTTGTGGTTGTTGCCGTTCCTCGCCAGGATGACTACTACAGCTTGCTATTAATCGAGCAGTTGTCTAGCAGCAAAGACTGCTGGCAAGAAAGTGGTTCATCCCCTACCCAAATTGAACCTTTACTGTTGAATTTTGACTTCTCTGGTATTTGCGGACGGAGTACTGATAGCAACGGGTATTCCATGCGTCAGTCTGGTCAAGATTTAGGTCTTAAGTATCGGCTCAGCGTTCAAAAGCAACAAGATGACGTGGTTCTGCTGGGGATTCCTAGTGTGGGTCAGCCGGGAGAGACAGTAGAAATGGGTCGAACCCGTGGAGTGGAGCCAGGCTTTCTCAAGATCCATCTCCATTCAGGGTGGCGATTGACGAAGCGAACCTACGACGGAAAGATGTTGGGGCATATCTATCTCACAACGGACCAGCCCTTTGATTCTGCACCTGTTGCCAACGTTGCCAAGGCCAGATCTTCTTCATCCAAGCGTTCAAGCCGTCTTCCTCGCCCAAGCGGCTCTGGGCGTTTGATTCAAGCGTCATCTTCCAGATCGCGCCCTCTCTCTATAGGACCGAGCCGGTCAGACTCGGTCTATCGGATCATGGTAAAAACCCGCGATTCCCAAGAGCAGGCTCTGGTGCGACGCTTAGTCCCGGATGCCTTTCGCTCATCCTATGAGGGCCGCTCTGTTATGCAGGTGGGTCTACTGGATGAGAAGAAAACAGCAGTCCGACTCAAGCGAAGGCTAGAAGATCGCGATCTCGATGTGTTTTACGTGAAAGAGGAGAGACGTCAAGCACCGATCGCCCGCACGATTCCTCAGACGGCGGTGAGTAGTGCAGGGCTTTTGCCGGTTCCCGGCAGCAGCGCACCGTTGGGTAATGCCAGCGGCAATCGACGCGTCGCAACAGTCCTTCCACCGCCGCCGCCAGCTTCTTCAATTCTATGGGGACCGCGCTATCGAGTTGTGGTTACCCCCCGTCGCGATAAGGACCGCCGCAAAATCCTCAAGCTTGTCCCTGATGCGTTTCGGTCATCCTATCGAGGACAATCAGTGCTGCAGGTGGGATCGTTTAAAACCCAAGGAGAAGCGGATGATCGGATTCAACTCCTGGAACGCAAGGGCTTTGACCCGATTCTAGAGAAAACACAGTAG